In Sphingomonas crocodyli, a genomic segment contains:
- a CDS encoding efflux RND transporter permease subunit, with the protein MIARIVTWAVEKRWLVLLLTAIVAVIGAFSLSRLPIDAVPDITNNQVQINVRAPALSPELVEKQVSFPIETALAGTPGLEYTRSLSRNGFAQITAVFSDATDIYFARQQVGERLQGVQENLPDGVNPEMGPIATGLGEVYMYTVRLQHRADDQHKPGEPGQQPDGSYITPEGERLTSEQDKATYLRTAQDWIVTPLLKNTPGLAGVDSIGGYAKQFLVIPDVQKLASLGITLTELGNALERNNTSVGGGFVNRNGEGLAVRSDALVRNASELARTVIATRNGVPITVEQVATVQTGQAIRMGSASENGTEVVVGTAIMRIGENSRIVSTAVAEKLKSINASLPPDVIVQPVLNRTELVNSTIKTVAKNLSEGAVLVIVVLFVLLGNFRAALIAALVIPITMMLTGFGMLRAGVSANLMSLGALDFGLIVDGAVIIVENALRRLAEQQHHEGRLLTIKERLATVASAAREMIRPSVYGQAIIILVYVPLLTLTGVEGKTFVPMALTVIIALAFAFVLSLTFVPAMIAIWLSKKVEEKDGRIISWLKKRYEPGLDRAMKRPSVTIGAGIASLVVAALAFTTLGSVFLPQLDEGDLLIQSLRIPATSVQQSQAMQVPIERMMSSQPEVQFVYSKTGTAELAADPMPPNATDMFVILKPRAQWPNPKLPKEELVSRIEGELAKIPGNAYEITQPIQMRFNELIAGVRGDIAVKVFGDDFNQMNKTAEQIASALRKTQGAADVKVEQTTGLPMLDIRVNRDAMARLGVTAQDVQDTVTATLGGRTSGQIFEGDRRFPVVIRLSETQRADLGLLQQVQVPVAGGSYVPLSSVADIKVVDGPNQISRENGKRRVVVQANVRGRDVGSVVADAQATIAKQVRLPSGSYLEWGGQFENLKSASERLQLVIPACFVLILLLLYGALGSVRDAAIVFTGVPFALVGGVLLLFVRGMDFSISAAVGFIALSGIAVLNGLVMVSSIQDLIRSGMTRDEAAQVGAMQRLRPVVMTALVASLGFVPMALGAGAGAEVQKPLATVVIGGLISATLLTLFVLPTLYARFGQKSIAATDHLDEQQVGDDHRQLFAEH; encoded by the coding sequence ATGATCGCGCGCATCGTCACTTGGGCGGTCGAGAAGCGTTGGCTTGTCCTGCTGCTTACCGCCATTGTCGCCGTTATCGGCGCATTTTCGCTCTCCCGGCTGCCAATCGACGCGGTGCCGGATATCACCAACAATCAGGTCCAGATTAACGTCCGCGCGCCCGCGCTTTCGCCCGAACTGGTCGAAAAGCAGGTGTCGTTCCCGATCGAGACCGCGCTCGCCGGCACGCCCGGCCTCGAATATACGCGCTCTCTGAGCCGCAACGGCTTCGCGCAAATCACTGCGGTCTTCTCTGACGCCACGGACATCTATTTCGCTCGCCAGCAGGTGGGGGAGCGCCTGCAGGGCGTGCAGGAAAATCTACCCGATGGCGTAAACCCTGAAATGGGTCCGATCGCGACGGGCCTGGGCGAAGTGTACATGTACACCGTTCGGCTCCAGCATCGCGCCGACGACCAGCACAAGCCCGGCGAGCCGGGGCAGCAGCCTGACGGCAGTTACATCACGCCCGAGGGGGAACGTCTAACTTCCGAACAAGATAAGGCGACCTACCTGCGGACGGCTCAGGACTGGATCGTAACACCGCTTCTCAAGAACACGCCAGGCCTCGCCGGCGTCGACTCGATCGGCGGCTATGCGAAACAATTCCTCGTTATCCCGGATGTTCAGAAGCTGGCTTCGCTGGGAATTACGCTGACCGAGCTGGGTAATGCGCTCGAGCGCAACAACACCAGCGTCGGCGGCGGCTTCGTTAATCGGAATGGTGAGGGTCTGGCTGTTCGCTCGGATGCGCTCGTACGCAACGCCAGCGAATTGGCCAGGACCGTGATCGCGACACGTAATGGCGTGCCGATCACGGTCGAACAAGTCGCGACCGTTCAGACCGGTCAGGCAATCCGCATGGGTTCGGCGTCGGAAAACGGCACCGAAGTCGTCGTGGGTACGGCGATCATGCGGATCGGTGAAAATAGCCGTATCGTGTCTACGGCCGTCGCTGAGAAGCTGAAGTCGATCAACGCATCGCTGCCGCCCGACGTCATCGTCCAGCCCGTGCTCAATCGCACCGAACTCGTCAATTCGACCATCAAGACGGTCGCGAAGAATCTGAGCGAAGGCGCGGTGCTCGTGATTGTCGTGCTTTTCGTGCTGCTCGGAAACTTCCGGGCCGCTTTGATCGCGGCGCTCGTCATTCCGATCACAATGATGCTGACAGGCTTTGGAATGCTCAGAGCGGGTGTCTCGGCGAACCTGATGAGCCTGGGTGCGCTGGACTTCGGCCTGATCGTCGACGGTGCGGTCATCATTGTCGAGAATGCGCTGCGACGGCTTGCCGAGCAGCAGCATCATGAAGGGCGGTTGCTGACCATCAAGGAACGCCTTGCCACGGTAGCATCGGCAGCGCGCGAAATGATCCGTCCTTCGGTCTACGGGCAGGCGATCATCATTCTCGTCTACGTGCCGCTCCTCACGCTCACTGGCGTGGAGGGCAAGACGTTCGTGCCGATGGCACTTACCGTCATCATTGCGCTCGCCTTCGCCTTCGTCCTCTCACTCACCTTCGTTCCGGCCATGATCGCAATCTGGCTGTCGAAGAAAGTGGAGGAGAAGGACGGTCGGATCATCTCGTGGCTAAAAAAGCGCTACGAACCGGGTCTCGACCGGGCGATGAAGCGCCCCAGCGTGACAATTGGTGCGGGCATTGCCAGCCTCGTCGTCGCAGCACTCGCCTTCACCACGCTCGGTTCGGTGTTCCTGCCGCAGCTCGACGAGGGCGATCTCCTGATCCAGTCGCTGCGTATCCCTGCGACATCGGTCCAGCAGAGCCAGGCGATGCAGGTGCCGATCGAGCGGATGATGTCGAGCCAGCCAGAAGTCCAGTTCGTCTATTCGAAGACGGGCACGGCCGAACTGGCGGCGGATCCCATGCCGCCTAATGCGACCGACATGTTCGTCATCCTGAAGCCCCGCGCGCAATGGCCGAACCCCAAACTTCCGAAGGAAGAACTGGTGAGCCGGATCGAAGGTGAGTTGGCCAAGATCCCGGGCAATGCATACGAGATCACCCAGCCCATCCAGATGCGCTTCAACGAGCTGATCGCGGGTGTTCGCGGCGATATCGCCGTGAAGGTCTTCGGCGATGACTTCAACCAGATGAACAAGACGGCTGAACAGATCGCGAGCGCATTGCGTAAAACGCAGGGCGCGGCCGACGTTAAGGTCGAGCAGACGACGGGGCTTCCCATGCTCGACATTCGCGTCAATCGCGACGCGATGGCACGCCTCGGCGTCACGGCGCAGGACGTTCAGGATACCGTAACGGCCACGCTGGGCGGACGGACGTCCGGCCAAATCTTCGAAGGCGATCGCCGGTTCCCGGTGGTGATCCGCCTGTCGGAAACGCAACGCGCTGACCTTGGCCTCCTACAACAGGTGCAGGTGCCCGTAGCGGGCGGATCTTATGTGCCGCTGTCCAGTGTCGCTGACATCAAGGTCGTCGACGGACCCAATCAGATCAGTCGCGAGAATGGCAAGCGTCGCGTGGTCGTCCAGGCCAATGTGCGCGGCCGCGATGTCGGCAGCGTTGTCGCCGATGCGCAGGCGACGATCGCCAAGCAGGTGCGCCTACCTTCGGGCAGCTATCTCGAATGGGGTGGTCAGTTCGAGAATCTGAAGTCGGCGAGCGAGCGGCTGCAACTCGTCATTCCGGCCTGTTTCGTGTTGATCCTGCTGCTTCTCTACGGCGCTCTGGGATCGGTGCGAGACGCTGCGATCGTCTTCACCGGTGTGCCATTCGCACTGGTGGGCGGCGTGCTGCTGCTCTTCGTGCGTGGCATGGACTTTTCGATCTCGGCGGCGGTGGGCTTCATCGCCCTGTCGGGCATCGCGGTCCTTAATGGACTCGTCATGGTCAGCTCGATTCAAGATCTGATCCGGTCAGGCATGACACGTGACGAAGCCGCTCAAGTCGGCGCCATGCAGCGGCTGCGCCCTGTCGTCATGACGGCATTGGTCGCCAGCCTCGGCTTCGTGCCGATGGCCTTGGGTGCGGGCGCGGGTGCCGAAGTGCAGAAGCCGTTGGCAACCGTCGTGATCGGCGGCTTGATTTCGGCAACCCTGCTCACCCTGTTCGTCCTGCCCACGCTCTATGCGCGCTTTGGCCAGAAGAGCATCGCGGCGACCGACCATCTCGACGAGCAACAAGTAGGCGACGACCACCGCCAGCTTTTCGCTGAGCACTGA
- a CDS encoding SRPBCC family protein gives MVRIRTATIIPGSPLRTWTALVDGGQRRAWHPIFQLTDPIEIGITQYKLRLHNWKKPPAGEASVDVLEKPKTFSWSCGLRFVLTVREIYELEEDGAGTYLTHSLEFRGILARLVVAAVRRNFAKMLAESDDRLSRYLRWRSAQTPHAAGKTKSSPRHGRKSR, from the coding sequence ATGGTGAGGATCAGAACCGCAACCATAATACCTGGTTCACCGCTTCGAACCTGGACGGCGCTGGTCGACGGCGGCCAGCGCCGTGCTTGGCATCCGATCTTTCAGCTAACCGACCCAATCGAAATTGGGATTACGCAGTATAAGCTCCGGCTGCATAACTGGAAAAAGCCGCCAGCTGGCGAAGCATCCGTAGATGTCCTCGAAAAGCCGAAGACCTTCTCATGGTCGTGCGGGCTACGGTTTGTCCTTACCGTCCGCGAAATCTACGAGCTCGAAGAGGACGGTGCCGGGACATATCTGACGCATAGCCTGGAATTCCGCGGCATACTTGCGCGGCTCGTTGTCGCCGCTGTTCGCCGGAACTTCGCGAAGATGCTCGCAGAAAGCGATGACCGGCTCAGTCGATATTTGCGCTGGCGCTCGGCTCAAACGCCCCACGCAGCAGGAAAGACCAAATCGTCACCGCGGCATGGAAGGAAATCTCGATGA
- a CDS encoding ZIP family metal transporter — protein MLALVYTIVPTLAVIAGAALALMRRPSPAFLSMMQHLAAGVVFAAAATEILPQIKHEANPAATLIGGALGVMVMLGLKSFEARFRGPVALLAAIAVDLFVDGLVLGLAFVAGTKAGILLTVALTLEVLFLGVTLSAELTETLKSRFRTAVIITQLALLFPLGAVAALPVANMSPVVIVGFLSFGLMALLYLVTEELLVEAHEKPDTPVISSMFFVGFLALLTIEELLG, from the coding sequence ATGCTGGCGCTAGTTTACACGATCGTTCCCACCTTGGCCGTCATTGCAGGGGCAGCACTTGCGCTGATGAGGCGTCCGAGCCCGGCCTTCCTGAGCATGATGCAACACCTTGCGGCCGGCGTGGTGTTCGCGGCTGCCGCAACCGAAATATTGCCGCAGATCAAACATGAAGCGAACCCTGCGGCCACTCTGATTGGCGGAGCGCTTGGCGTCATGGTGATGCTCGGGCTGAAAAGTTTCGAAGCTCGATTTCGCGGACCGGTCGCGCTTCTGGCAGCTATTGCTGTCGATCTTTTCGTTGATGGGCTGGTGCTCGGTCTCGCATTCGTCGCGGGCACCAAAGCCGGCATTCTTCTGACGGTGGCGCTGACGCTGGAAGTGCTGTTCCTGGGGGTCACGCTGAGCGCGGAACTGACCGAAACGCTGAAGTCACGCTTCCGGACCGCAGTCATCATCACTCAGCTTGCCCTATTGTTTCCGCTGGGGGCCGTGGCGGCCTTGCCCGTCGCCAATATGTCACCAGTCGTGATCGTCGGCTTCCTGAGCTTTGGCCTGATGGCATTGCTCTACTTGGTCACCGAGGAGCTGTTGGTCGAGGCCCATGAGAAGCCCGACACGCCCGTGATCAGCAGCATGTTCTTCGTGGGGTTTCTTGCCCTGCTAACGATCGAGGAGCTTCTTGGATGA
- a CDS encoding bestrophin family protein: MIVGSSRRMRQIIVEVWKPLTALFVWDVAVTAFHFMVPIKEPPLPLALFGTALVLFLGFRTNAAYARWWEARTLWGALINSSRSLARITLSFTRARSSSAGGMSESIILRQLALVHALRCQLRGQDPREDIIGIVGEDVAAEIEGRRNPANALLETISVIYADALAAGKINLIQQSVVEQVLIDIANAQGGMERIRNTPLPNGFRFFPNLFARLFCVLLPIALVESLGIATPIGSTLIGLVFLAALSIGEDLMDPFANGVHDVPLSAMCRTIEIDLLQALGRPAPDPLTPVQGVLW; the protein is encoded by the coding sequence ATGATTGTCGGTTCATCGCGCAGAATGCGTCAGATCATTGTTGAGGTTTGGAAGCCTCTCACGGCCCTCTTCGTGTGGGACGTTGCTGTCACGGCGTTCCATTTCATGGTCCCTATCAAGGAGCCACCGCTACCGTTGGCGCTTTTTGGTACCGCGCTGGTGCTCTTCCTGGGCTTCAGGACCAACGCCGCTTACGCCCGGTGGTGGGAAGCAAGAACGCTTTGGGGCGCGCTCATCAATTCATCGCGCAGCCTGGCGCGCATCACGCTTAGTTTTACTCGCGCGCGTTCTTCCTCAGCCGGCGGAATGTCTGAAAGCATCATTTTGCGGCAATTGGCGTTGGTGCATGCGTTGCGCTGTCAATTGCGTGGGCAAGATCCTCGCGAGGACATCATTGGTATCGTGGGTGAGGATGTCGCAGCCGAAATTGAGGGGCGCCGAAATCCCGCAAATGCACTGCTTGAAACGATTTCCGTGATCTATGCCGACGCGCTCGCCGCGGGAAAGATCAATCTCATCCAGCAGTCGGTCGTCGAACAGGTTCTTATAGATATCGCGAACGCGCAAGGTGGGATGGAGCGGATCCGAAATACGCCGCTGCCCAACGGCTTCCGATTCTTCCCCAATTTGTTTGCGCGCTTGTTCTGCGTGCTTTTGCCGATCGCGCTCGTGGAGTCCCTGGGCATTGCGACCCCCATCGGTTCCACCCTCATCGGCCTCGTGTTTCTTGCAGCACTTAGCATCGGCGAGGATCTGATGGACCCGTTCGCCAACGGTGTTCACGACGTTCCGCTGAGCGCCATGTGTCGAACGATCGAAATCGATCTGTTGCAGGCATTGGGTCGGCCAGCTCCCGATCCACTCACGCCGGTGCAGGGCGTCCTATGGTAG
- a CDS encoding efflux RND transporter periplasmic adaptor subunit yields MKNLYLAGVASLALLLSACSGGNDAGAETASNETSAAAEKEGGKGVAHANEGAITLTADQIAAAGIQIGRPIRGGAGTIELPAIIEGDPQGTQVISAAIAGRVVALTRNLGQSVGRGQTIAVIESREAAQIKGEVEAARARLELANSNLAREQRLFAQKVSPEQDLIAARTAATEARIALTQARSTVSAAGVGGGGLNRLGISAPISGQIIARPVTLGQTVAADAELYRIANLAQVSIALNLKAEDAGRIRPGNNVSVKAAGRQATAKITFVSPALDPRTRLVPSIATLDNRSGQWRVGEPVTAAVEISGSGGSGAIRVPTTAVQSDEGKSVVFVRTPKGFQATPVELGDASGDTVIIRSGLKGTEQIATTGSFTLKAELGKSEASDED; encoded by the coding sequence ATGAAAAATCTCTATCTAGCAGGCGTCGCGTCGCTTGCTCTGCTCCTGTCGGCTTGCAGTGGCGGCAATGATGCCGGCGCTGAAACCGCATCCAACGAAACGTCCGCAGCCGCCGAAAAGGAGGGCGGCAAGGGTGTAGCGCATGCCAATGAAGGCGCCATCACGCTGACCGCCGATCAGATTGCGGCAGCCGGTATCCAGATTGGCCGTCCGATCCGAGGTGGTGCTGGAACAATCGAGCTGCCAGCGATCATTGAGGGCGATCCGCAAGGTACGCAGGTGATTTCGGCCGCGATAGCTGGCCGTGTTGTGGCGTTAACCCGCAACTTGGGCCAATCGGTCGGGCGCGGACAGACCATAGCTGTCATCGAAAGCCGCGAAGCAGCGCAGATCAAGGGCGAAGTGGAGGCAGCGCGCGCGCGTCTGGAACTCGCCAATTCCAATCTTGCGCGCGAGCAACGCTTGTTCGCGCAAAAGGTATCGCCTGAACAGGATCTCATCGCAGCGCGCACGGCGGCCACTGAAGCGCGTATCGCGCTGACGCAGGCGCGAAGCACGGTTTCGGCTGCCGGTGTCGGCGGAGGCGGGCTCAACAGGCTGGGAATTTCCGCACCCATCTCGGGCCAGATCATCGCGCGTCCGGTGACACTGGGTCAGACCGTAGCGGCGGATGCCGAGCTCTACCGCATCGCGAATCTCGCACAGGTGTCGATCGCCCTGAATCTGAAGGCGGAGGATGCGGGTCGTATTCGCCCCGGTAATAACGTCTCGGTGAAGGCTGCCGGTCGTCAGGCGACCGCGAAGATCACCTTCGTGTCGCCGGCGCTCGATCCACGGACACGGCTCGTGCCGTCGATCGCGACGCTCGACAATCGGTCGGGGCAGTGGCGTGTCGGTGAACCCGTAACCGCTGCAGTCGAGATTTCCGGCAGTGGCGGCAGCGGTGCGATCCGCGTGCCCACGACCGCGGTACAGAGCGATGAGGGCAAGTCGGTGGTGTTCGTACGAACACCCAAGGGCTTCCAGGCAACCCCGGTAGAGCTCGGCGATGCGTCGGGCGATACCGTCATCATTCGTTCGGGCCTCAAGGGCACCGAGCAGATCGCGACGACCGGAAGTTTCACGCTCAAAGCCGAACTCGGCAAGAGCGAAGCGAGCGATGAGGACTAA
- a CDS encoding flagellar hook-basal body complex protein FliE produces the protein MSDTTISNVLAIRAQVLARNEIIRNAASTTALQPVAATGLAAAAPTFGETLSNALTKVNAIQEQEDIVTEAYERGETNDIATVSLMQNRSEVVFEATVQIRNKLLSAYKDIMNMPV, from the coding sequence ATGTCGGATACGACCATCTCGAACGTCCTAGCGATCCGGGCTCAGGTTTTGGCGCGCAACGAGATCATTCGAAACGCTGCCTCAACAACCGCCTTGCAGCCCGTGGCCGCAACGGGACTCGCCGCGGCGGCTCCGACATTTGGCGAAACTCTGAGCAACGCGCTGACCAAGGTCAACGCAATACAAGAGCAAGAAGATATCGTTACGGAGGCCTATGAGCGCGGCGAAACGAACGACATCGCCACTGTCTCTCTCATGCAAAATCGGTCGGAAGTCGTCTTCGAGGCAACAGTGCAGATCCGAAACAAATTATTATCTGCCTATAAAGACATAATGAATATGCCCGTCTGA
- a CDS encoding TolC family protein has product MRNLFAAMLAAASCASMAQAQTGLPAPIAQAGPAFTLDQAVAAAGGSAPAVEAANAGVKAALAGRTVAGLRPNPVAQGQIENIAGSGVYRGLRSAESTAGLAIPVELGGKRSARVAVATAQLSRAELQAAIVAADVRLQVTQLYVEAVAAERRLATARDQARIAGDALRAATVRVQAGRASPLEQQRADVARINADANVERQIRLTEAARANLARRIGQPMVGDLEITLLDRLPTPVMGPPAPLPIVGTLALAAADSDLAVADAGVRLARANRVPDINVGPAVRRLSATNDTVAVFSVSIPIPVFNNGRAAVAQAQAERNRAEAQRRVTGLDIEQAVTEAQAEAANAATSARAASGPALAAAQEAARIARIGYREGKFGQLELLDAERTLADTRVAAIDALANYQNARARLERLTAPVPNGGQQ; this is encoded by the coding sequence ATGCGAAATTTGTTCGCGGCCATGCTGGCCGCGGCGTCGTGCGCCAGTATGGCGCAGGCGCAAACGGGTTTGCCGGCGCCGATCGCGCAGGCAGGTCCCGCCTTTACGCTTGATCAGGCCGTCGCTGCGGCAGGTGGCTCGGCTCCCGCTGTCGAGGCCGCCAATGCCGGTGTGAAAGCGGCACTGGCCGGTCGTACCGTTGCCGGTCTCCGGCCCAATCCGGTTGCCCAAGGTCAGATCGAGAATATTGCTGGCTCGGGCGTGTACCGAGGCCTGCGCAGCGCAGAGAGCACCGCTGGTCTCGCAATTCCGGTCGAGTTGGGTGGGAAGCGCAGTGCCCGTGTTGCGGTCGCAACGGCGCAATTGTCTCGCGCCGAATTGCAAGCAGCTATCGTTGCTGCAGATGTTCGCCTGCAGGTCACTCAGCTCTATGTTGAGGCAGTGGCAGCCGAGCGCAGGCTGGCAACTGCGCGCGACCAAGCGCGTATCGCAGGCGATGCGCTGAGAGCTGCAACTGTCCGTGTCCAAGCCGGTCGGGCATCCCCGCTCGAACAGCAGCGGGCGGATGTGGCGCGTATCAACGCCGATGCCAATGTCGAACGGCAGATCCGGCTCACCGAAGCGGCTCGCGCCAATCTCGCGCGCCGGATCGGGCAACCGATGGTGGGTGATCTGGAAATAACGCTCCTTGATCGGCTACCAACACCGGTGATGGGGCCGCCGGCTCCGCTGCCAATCGTTGGAACGCTTGCTCTCGCAGCAGCCGATAGCGACTTGGCGGTTGCCGATGCTGGCGTGCGGCTGGCACGCGCGAACCGCGTGCCCGACATCAACGTCGGGCCAGCGGTGCGGCGATTGTCTGCAACCAACGACACGGTCGCGGTCTTCAGCGTCTCGATCCCGATCCCGGTGTTCAATAATGGCCGCGCTGCCGTGGCGCAGGCCCAGGCTGAACGCAATCGTGCCGAAGCACAACGCCGGGTGACAGGGCTCGATATCGAGCAGGCGGTGACGGAGGCACAGGCGGAAGCGGCCAATGCGGCAACTTCGGCGAGGGCTGCTTCGGGACCTGCGCTGGCTGCGGCCCAGGAAGCCGCCCGTATCGCCAGGATCGGCTACCGCGAAGGCAAGTTCGGTCAACTCGAGCTGCTCGATGCAGAACGCACGCTCGCCGATACCCGTGTCGCCGCGATCGACGCTCTCGCAAATTATCAAAATGCCCGCGCACGGCTGGAGCGGCTGACCGCTCCCGTGCCCAATGGGGGACAGCAATAA
- a CDS encoding cation transporter, with protein sequence MTSAISMLDERQTLWIVLRLNAAIATAFFASGILGDSSALIANGVDNLSDTAVYGLSLVALTRGQIWKRRAAVASGVMLLIFAGGILIDVGRRYMQGSEPIGPTMMVMSAVAGVVNYFCLWLLQRLKDPDVNLRAATTFSFNDFISNGGILIAGAMVLWLGSNWPDLLVGFATAIIAIKGGVEILRDARAETKKSERRAS encoded by the coding sequence ATGACGTCGGCTATTTCCATGCTCGATGAACGCCAGACATTGTGGATCGTGCTGCGGCTAAACGCCGCAATTGCGACGGCCTTTTTCGCCTCGGGCATCTTGGGGGATTCGAGTGCCCTGATCGCCAACGGCGTCGATAATCTATCCGATACAGCCGTCTATGGACTAAGCCTTGTGGCGCTGACTCGAGGCCAGATATGGAAGAGGCGCGCTGCGGTTGCCTCGGGCGTGATGTTGCTCATTTTCGCCGGCGGCATTCTGATCGATGTCGGGCGGCGCTACATGCAGGGTAGCGAACCAATCGGACCCACCATGATGGTCATGTCCGCGGTCGCCGGCGTCGTAAACTACTTCTGCCTTTGGTTGCTTCAGCGTCTGAAGGATCCCGACGTCAATCTTCGCGCAGCCACCACCTTCAGCTTCAACGACTTCATTTCCAACGGCGGTATCCTGATCGCCGGGGCGATGGTGCTGTGGTTGGGTAGCAACTGGCCTGACCTGTTGGTCGGCTTCGCCACCGCCATCATCGCCATCAAGGGCGGTGTCGAAATCCTGCGCGACGCGCGCGCCGAAACAAAGAAAAGCGAAAGGAGGGCGTCATGA